GCATGTTCAAATCAGTGAAATGCTTATGTTGTTACTGTTGCTGCTTTCCCGgtggctgcggctgctgctgcggcttcCACTGATGTGACTGCGTTTCGGGGGTTACTGTCAAGTCCAGGTGGTTTGGAGGATATCTAGCCACTAGCCGGTTTAGTTGTTCGAACGGCAGGCACTGAGTGGATCCTCCTTCTGAGTGTCGCTGGGACATCAGTTGGACCAATTGGTGGTGTAATTGGCCCACGGCATCTGCAGAAGAACAACAAGCTATGAGCGAAAGCTCAGAAGCTATAAATAGTCGCTACTTACGTGTTTGTCGTGGTGATCCCACACCTCCATCTTATCTGGCATGTGAGCAGAGATGTCGGCCGTTCCTGGGGCTCCCACGAAATGCTGGAAACCGTACGAGGGCATAAGGTTAacgtgttgctgttgctgttggccCATATTTGGCGGACCCTGCATGTTGTGGTAGTCCATTGGCATCTGAAAAGAACCAAATCCCATTAAGTTACATCGGAAAACCCTTTCCAAACTATGAAACTTACATTCATGGGCtcgtgttgctgctgctgggggtAGGGCCCATTGTTGTAAGGCCggtattgctgctgctggggttGCTGTTGCTTAAGCCAGTTaagcggctgctgctgctgcgactgGGGCGGAGGAGGCGGCTGTTGCAGGCCGGGTGGTTGGGCCTTCGGCTCGTGCGCCCACTGAGGCAGGACGGTGGAAAGGGCTTCGTCCATGTTCAGGCCCGAGGCGGCCCCCACACTAAAGTTGTTGTACTTCCAGGAGGCACGCTCTGTGCCAATGGGACGTGGCATTTTTCGAATATCTTCGTGGTTGGGGGACATGGCCGATGGCGACCCAAGGCCCGCCATTCCGTTTTCCAGATGAAGCATGTCGCGACCTGTGTACGAAGGATACTCCAAAGTACCGCCGTACCAACGCTGTGCTGACGCTCCGCCCGCTCCTCCTCCCGCTTGTCTGGCTCCTTGTCTCCCTGGGGCTCCGCCTCCGAACATGCTCGTCTGCGCAGcctgctgctgcggcggctgCGGTGGTTGCTGCTTGTTGCCCTGTGCGAACACAGAGGCCCGCGGGTTCAGGCGCAGAATTCTGTCGTCCACAATGTAGGGCGAGGACATGTCCATTGGGTAGTTGAGTTGGGGCTGGGGCTGTTGCTGGGAGGCTCCCACCTTGTCGTAGATCAGACGCTGCAGATTCTGATTCTGGCGGTCGATcatggcggcggcggcagcagctgctgcagcgGCCGCTGCGGTGTTCGAAGGATTAGAGCCGATGGCTCCGAACTGCTGGGGTGCGACGGTGTCACCCATGGGCACATGTCGCTGAATGGGTGCCGTCGATGTCGGCGGCTTGATCACTCCTGGCGAATGGGCCGGGGCCGACTCGCCATTGATATTCGGCTGTGCTTGGATACCGGGCGGAATCCCGTCATTGCTGGCCACCAATGGTGATCTGGCGGGCGCCGAAACTGCAGCTCCTCCACTGGTGATGATGTTCAGCTGCTGCTGGACACTCTGCTGGTTGGATTGcgtttgctgctgctgctgttgctgctgctgctgaatCACATTTCCCACCGGGGGCGAGGTTGAGTGATTCGACGAAGCCTTGGAGCTGCCCACCGGGGAGCTCAGGATGTTCCGGTTGTAGCCTGGAGCCTTGGAGGCATCGGCTTGGGGCAGACCATCGCCCACAGCGCCAGCTGCTCCTCCGGTGGTCGGATCTCCCAACTTGCCCCACTGGGACTGCTGGTAGTCGCTGAACAGGGAGTAGGCGCTGGACAACTTGGCGGCCAGCTGGGTGCTGAAGCTGTCGCTGACCGGGTTGCCGGCCATCAGGTCGTTCAGTATGTTTGTGTTGATCACCAggttttgctgctgctgctggagagTGGGCTGCGGGTGTTGTGGggcttgttgctgttgctgctgaggttgcggctgctgctgggaTGGTGCCTGTTGCTGGTGTGGAACGCCAGGGGCTGAGGCTGGTTGCGAttgctgtggctgctgctgctgctgaggtGGTTGCAatggctgttgctgctgctgctgctgctgtgctgGTGTGGGTTGGGCTGGAGATTTCGCATTGCTGTTGGAACTGGCACCCGATGCCGCTCCTGCTGCCGCGGCGGCATTCACGGCGGCCACATCCGCCACATTGAATGTGCCAATTGGTCCAGCCAATATGTTGCCGCTGGCGTTTCCGCCTCCACTTCCCAGCGGGGCAACCGCATTAGGAGCTGCCGGAGCTCCTGCAGACACGGGCTTGCCTCTGCCGAATGGAGCCACAACACCACTGCTGCGCCCGCCAGCCGAGGCAACTGTGACAGCCTCCTTTTTGGGCGAGGCTTGAGCTATAGCCGCTGCCTTTGCAAAATTCTGGGCTCCTGCCGGCACAGTCGAGCTCGACTTTGCCTGAGCGGTGGAAGAGCTGTTCTTCTGAGCTGCTTGCTGGGATTTGGCGTTGGAACTATCGGTCTTGCCCTTCGCCACTCCGTTCGACGATGCACCGCCCGCACCACGTCCCGATGGCTGCGCCTGTTGCTGGCCGAGGTAGCCACTATTGCGTGTATTCTGGCCGCGAGACCCAGCGGATGCCGTGGTCGCCTTGGAGCCGTTTGACTTGGACGATGCCGCGGCACGTCCACTTGAAGCCTTCGAGGACTGGAGTGGCTGCGGCTGCTGTTTGTGCGCATTGCTGTAGGCTGCAGTGCCCGCTGCGGTGGTAGAGCTGGCCGACGAGCTTGACGACGTCGACGTGGTGGACGCGGCCGAGGAAAAGTTATTCCCAGTAACACCAGCGGCCGTACGGTTGTCCCACGTACCCACAGCCATAGGGGCGTTGGCCGCCTGCTTGATGCTGCTGTTGATGCGCGGCAGCATTTGGAGGATGTCCACATCGGGATCCTTGATGAGGGCTAGAATGAGCATGTGGGCCTGCTTGGTAGCGTCGGTGAGGCCCTTGATCGTGATGCATCGCTCGGACTGGTTCTTGCCCTGCTTCTCCACTTCGATGTGGGCCCCAGTGGTGGCTCTGATGGCGTTAATGTTGCTGCCACCGCGACCAATGACGCGGGATATGGCGTTCACCGGCACCTGGACCTTCTTGCAGGTCATCTCGGGAGCCGAAGACGATCCCTGGGTGGTTGTTGTGGCCAGTGAGCTGGAACTGTTGCTGGAGCTGTTGGCCAGGTGGTGGTGAgcatggtggtggtgctgcagACTGGTGGCCGAGCTGGCCGACGTCACGGGCGTGGGAGTGCCACCAGCGTTGCCGGCGACTGCAGTGGTTTGCTGGGTGCTGCTCTTGCGGACCACCTCCTTCCAGCCGTCGACTTCGGTGCGCTTGGCTGGATTGAGGCTGGAGACACTGCTAGTGGCAGGCGGAAGGGCTTTTCCCACCTCCTTTCGGGCGATGTTAGTGGTGGACTCGCTGCTCTGAAGCTTGCTTGAGTTACTGGGCTGCTGCTTGGCTGGAAGGGCCACCTCCTTGGGCGCCAGATTTTCCTTCTCGCGCTTCTTTTCGATGGTCTTCTCGTCCTTCTTCTTCGAGGATGGCTTCTCAGTCTGCTCCTCCTTCTTGACCTCCAACTGGCGCTTGACGGGAGCTGCCTGCTGGCTGGGCGGGAGCTGCTTTGTACTGACCTCCACCGCAGGTTGTTTCTTCACCGAGATGCCCTTGAGAACCGAGCTCGCAGCGGCTGTTGCGGCAGGAGAGGCGGGAACCGGATTCTCTGCAGGAGCAGCCTTGTTCTTCTGCTGCTTCTTGCTCTTCTTGCCTTGATTGGTATTTGAACTAGGATTGGCAACAGTTTCTGGAGCCTGAGATGCCTTGGCAGCTTTTGTGTCGCCGCTGGAGCAGGAGCCCTGATCGATGCCAGAGTCGCCCTCTTCGCGGGTGGCCGCCGGCGGAGCCTCCTCGTCGTCATCCTCCTTGTCGGAGTCATCATCCTTGTCACTGGCGTCGTCCTCATCGCCCTGCTGGTCATCGCCACCGACGTTGCCACCTCCACTGCCCTGTTGCTGGCGGCGCTtctcctcctttttctccatcttcttcttcttcttgcgcTCGCGACGTCGGGCAGCTGCCGCCTTGCGGCTTTCCTCGCGTGTCCGCTCCAGGTCGAGCTCCTCCAGCAGGATCGAGGCGTTCTTGTTGGCTTTGACGGCCTGGGCCTCCTTGGCGCTGCGCAGGATTTTCATGCAGTCATAGCACTTGTCTATGAGCTCCTTGTCGCTGATGGTGCCGATGAAGCGGATCATCTCCTGGTCGGAGGGGAATTGCGACACGTACTGCACCATCCACTTGACAATCTTGGTGTGACCTTTGCGGAAGGCGGCCATCAAGCAGGACACGCGACGGTTGTCCTGCGAGTCGATGTCCGCCTGGTTGTCGTACAGCAGCTCCACCACGCTAAGGTGGCCGCCGTGCGCAGCCAGCCACAAAGGAGAGTTGCCCTTCTTGTTCTTTACTTCGACGCTGGCGCCGCGTGACAGCAGGAGTTCGACGAACTTCTGGTGCCCCTTGTCGGCGGCGATGGTGAGCGCAGTATCCCTGGAGGTGGGAACCGGTGCGGCATTCACATCGGCCCCCTTGTCCAACAGAACTCGACCAACCTCAATGTAGCCGCCCGAAGCGGCCTCCATTAGCGGCGTGAGGCCTGTTTTGGCGCGATGCTCCACGTTGGCCCGCCGGTCGAGCAGCAAACTCACCACCTCGTGCCTTCCCTGGAAACACGCCAAGGTGAGGGCCGTGTTGCGGTTGGTTTCGATTTGGGCGTTGATGTCGGAGCCCTGGTCCAGCAGCAGTTTCACCGCCGCAGTATGGCCGTTCATGGCGGCCAACATAAGCGGGGATATGCCCAGTTTGCTGCCCGTGCGGGAGTTGATCTCGGCTCCATGGCTGAGCAGCAGCTTTATGATGTTCACGTAGCCGCCGCTGGCCGCCAAACTCAGGGGTGTGTAGTCGGAAACATTGCGGTGCTCCTTGTTGGCGCCAACACTCAGCAGGAGCTCCACCACCTCGTAGCGACCGCCGGAGCAGGCCAGCGACAGTGGCGTGTCCTTGGTGCGCTCCGACTGGGCTTCGAGCTCCGCGCTGTGCTTTAGGAGTATGTCCACAACCTTCTCGTGTCCAGCAGTGGCCGCCAGTATCAGCGGCGTGAAGCCTTTCTTGTCGCGGTGCTCGATGTTGGCTCCTCGAGTGATCAGCAACTCGACAAGTTCCTCGTGCCCGCCAGCACAGGCCAGAGTCAGGGCGGTATCGTGGTTGGACTCTGTCTCAGAGTCAATCTCGATAGTCTTGTCCACGCTGACCGGTGCGGCCACGGCCAGTTGATTCTGCAGCTGAGCCTGCTGCTGAGCAGCGGCAACCTGTGGCTGTTGGTGCTGATTGGTGTTCACTGTAAGGAATGGATGGAATGGAGTGAGAATGAAGATGGGCTCATGGGATTAGCAGACATACCTTGACTTCCGGCTGGAGTTTGGCGGAAGCAACGGCGATCCTTGCGCGACTGCTTGTCGATGACCTTCTTGGCTATTCCGCCGGGCTTGGTGGCGTTCACTTGGGTATTGGGTATGGGAGTGGGAGTGCCCATTGGCCAGACGGAGAGCTCGTTTTGAGGCTGGCCCGTctgcagttgttgttgctgtggaGGCTGCAGGGCGAACTGAGTGTACTGTCCGACCGCGGGCTGCTGCGGCAACACCACCGAGGCCGGATGCGTCTGCGTGGCCACCTGTGAGTACATACATGGTCccttaattaataaaagtacTCAAGATTTCCTTTTAACGAACTTACCTGATGCTGAACACAGGTGGGCGCCTGCATGTGCGGCGGAGGGTGCAGGAGCAGCTGTTCCTGCAGATTGAAGTGCTTCTGCTTGAGGGGCAGGGCCTGAACTCCCAGAACGGAATTAGTTGGTAGCTGGCCGACGCGTTGGTGCAAGAGCTCCTGAGCCACCTGATCGAGTTCGCTCTGAGTGGGCGGACGATGGCCGGAGGCACGCTGCTGGAATAGTTGGACCTGCTCGGCAtgcagttgttgctgttgctgttcaGACAGAGGCTCTCCAGAGGCCTGTTGCTGGCCCATGTTCGGCGGCAACTGGAAGAGCAGCTGCACCGGCGGAGCGTTCTTGTCGCCGCTGTCCACATTGTAGACAAAGTTAGTggctggctgctgctgctgttggtgctgGGCCGCCACTGCCTTGATGATGCGTGCATTCGAGTActgctggagctgctgctTCAGCTCGGGATCGGCCTCCAAAGcgatctgctgctgctggtggaaCTCTGCGGCAGCGTTGGGCAGCGCTTGGTGATGcaactgctgttgctgctgctgctcgtcAGTGGTGAAGGGCAGTAGCGAGAGCGGATTCTGTTGTTGCTGAAAGCGATGATTCGTAGAGACACGCCCCAACTATAGGAATGGAATTAAGGACTCACCTGCATGTGCATTTCCTCCGCCTCGAGGAGACGCTGGTCGAGCGGGATGTTCTGCTGCATGGGATAGTCGAGCAGCAAAAGATTCGCCGGTCGCTGGCCATCCTGCTGCGACACGTCGCTGGGATTGATCAGGCCCGGCGACCTTACCACACCCACCAGCTGCTCCTGGCCTGTCCACTTGGCCGTCGACTGCCCCCAGTTTCCAGCGAATCTTCCCTTGCACATCTGATTCAGACTGAACTCGGCCAGCTCCGGGTAGTTCAGGCTGCTGGCAAGCTCCTAAAAAGCAAAGCAGAATGTTAGTTTCAATTCATCAGAAAGGTATCCATTGACCACTGTACCTGGAATATGTCTTCCATTTCGCCATCGTTGGCAAAGTGCTCCAATGCGGGATACAGCTCGCTGGCGCCTGCGCCGCCTTCCTCATCTGCATGAATAGAATCATTACCATTTCTTACTAATATTTGAGAGCTGATCTTGATCTTACCGCACGGCTGGTCTCCctcctgctgctggtgcttGTGGTGGACTGCGGCCGCCGCCTTGGCATGCGCTGCTGCCGCGGTAGCTGCCGCCAGCTGCTGGTGAAGGACGCTGTTGAGGGCTGCGTTGCTGCTAGCCGCCGCTTTGAGATTGCTGATTTGCGGGAGGACATGGACCAGTTCGGAGTTGGTGAGGTCCGGTGGAAAGTCGCACAGAGACTGCGAGGTGAGAATCAGGTTCTCCAATCGGGTGGCCATTTTGCGCTGCTTGAGCGGCAGAGAGCTGGTTCCTCGCTTCGAGTTGTTgttaatgttgttgttggaggAAGCTTGGTCGGAGGCAACAGGCACGTCCAGGAAGAACTCGTCGTCGTcttcatcctcctcctcctcgtcctcttcctcctcctcttcttcCCCGTCACCCGCGCCCTCGTCATCATCGATATAATCAACATCTCCATCTGGAAGGATCGGTTTGTAAGTCTCGTAAGAATCTTATAGAACCCAATCCAAACTTACCGTCGTTGTCCACCTCGCCATCCTCGTCGTCGTAGTTCAGCTTCTCGACCTCTCCGCTATTGGTGTCTTCCTGATCTTCATCATCGtccacctcctcctcttccACAATTATGCCATCCTCGCGCAGAGCGGCAGCAAGTTCGATCGGCTCTGGTGGCAGCGTGTTCTCCTCAGCATCTCCGACAGTGTCACCGTCGCCCTCACCTGCGTCGCTCTCCAGATCAGTGCTGATCTCGTCCTGGTCCTTGTTGGCGGCTGCCACAGccgctgctgcggctgctgctgaaCAAAGCGTGGCCAGGTTCTTCATCTCGGCTCGAGGTTCTCTTACCAGGCGACCATCATCGTTGGGGGACGACATTGTGGTCTCCTCCATCTCCGGCGGCGTTTCAGTTGGCGACTTGGGCTGATCCCCGAAGAAGTTGTGCATCCCGACCATGTGCCAGCCGTCCTTAAAGAAGTTCCTCTGGGGCGCGTTGAGGGCAGGTATGTCCTTCCTGCCGCGAGACCCGTTCACTGCCGTCTCCAGCATTCCATGGATGTCCTCCATGACGGCTTTGCGCTGCAGTGCCGCGTCCAGAGACTgaagctgttgctgctgctggtcaCCGTTGAAGTTAATATTGCCAGTGGGCGAAGCGAGCGGAGAGGCTGGCGAGTTGGAGTAGGCCGCTGTCGCAGCAGCCGCATTGTCCAAAACCcgttgctggtggtggtgcagctgcaggtgctgctgcagttgcaaATGGGTTTGCTGAATTTGCTGATGGAAGAGCGGATTAGTGGGCTGCACTTCAGAATCCTCATCTGGGGACTTACCAAGTTGTTGTAAATGGACACCATCTGATTCTGCTGCAGATTCGGCAGCACTTGCTGGGCGTGCTgggctgctgccgccgctgctgcggccgcggctgctgctgctgcagccgcTGCAGCTGCCTGCTTGCGGTTGCTCTTGTTGGTGGCCTTCACCTTGGGCCTATCGCTGATGGCCGTGCTCTGGAGGACTTCCGAAGAGTGTGTGATGGCCCCACTGGGGTTACGCTACAATTAGATTGAAAGTCAGTAAGCCATCGGTAGAAGTCAGTAACCAAGGAAACTCACAGCTGGTATCTGGGTGCAGGCGCTGCTGTCCACAGCTGTGGATGCGGGCTGGTTGCTGTCGGCTcctgttttaaataaatatattagcATACAGCATGAGGAAGTATTCTCATTGGTGCTTTAAACATACCTTTTAGTGCTAGTTCGGTCTGGTCACCGCTGCCGCCCTCCGGAGGAAGTTCACCCTTCTTCAGATCTTGCGCAAAGCCGCGAAGCCGCTGCAGGCGTGGATCGTCAGTCGACAGTGCGAATTGCGGTGCACTGCCGTCCTCTCCCAGTGGCTGCGAGCGCACTTGCTcggcctgctgctgctgttggtccAACGGGCATTCGATGAACTCCATTGGTCGCCGGTTAAGCTTGGCCTGCACGTGTTGCAAGTGtctttgctgctgctgcaccaTTTCCTGCTGGTAGGCAGTGTGGAAGAGCACTGGCGGAGCCGGCGGCGCCTTCTGCGGCGGCTGCAAGGAGTTGATGTGCTCCATGTCGAGGTCGAAGTGCTTGCAAGGTACCAGCgtttgctgctgttgctgctgctgctgctcgaaTCCTGGTTGCAAATGGAATAATCTTGACTTCGCTATTAAGCCTTCCTGCTGTTGAGCGCCCAGGGTGGTCAGGTCGATGCCACCCACACCTCCGTACTCCTCGACACCCGCCTCGCTGCCTGTGGTGCTGGCGCCTGCCCCCGCTGCACTCAGCTGCAGTTCGCCGGCGTCCAGAAAGTCGCCGGTTCCCAGGGCAACGATATTGGAGGTGCCGTTGCCCCCAGTAGCTGCGTTGCTGAACTGCTGGTGATGGAATAGCTGCTGGTTGGAGGCACGCGCCGCGTCCGGCAGTTCCTGCAATCCGGGCGGGGCGTTTAGCTGAAACTGGTGATGGAACTGCTGCTGGAGAATCTTTTGCTGCTGGAGGCGCATCTGGTTCGAGCCCAGGGCCTGAGCAGCCTGCGCCTGGACCTGTCCGGCGTTCGCATTGGCTGCCATTTCCGTGGGCGAGATGTTTGGATAGCTGAACAGGATTTCCACCACGCGCGTATGCCCGCCCTTGGAAGCCTCGATCAGCATGGTGCTGTTGTCCTTCAGCTTGTGGAAAGGATCGGCGTTGTTCTTGAGCAGATGCTCTACTACCGACTGGTGGCCACCGGCGCAGGCCAGCGACAAGGGAGTGTGATCATTGCTGGTGGTTTGCTTGTTGACATTGGCGCCCTTTTGGATGAGGAATTTCACAGTGCAGAGGTGTCCGGCGCGACAGGCTTTCATAAGCGGGGTGCGTCCACCCTCCGACTCGTGCTCGAGCTCGGCTCCGTAGGAAAGGAGGACGCCGGCGGCATCTGTGTGGCCGTTCTCGCAAGCATGCGTTAGAGCCGTATCCCCGGTCTGTGTCTCTGCATGGACGTTCGCCTTATTCTTCAACAAGAATCGCACCAGATCGGTGTGGCCCTCCTGGGAGGCTTCCATCAGGGGTGTGGATGCGCCCAGCTCCAGATTGGCACCCTCCTTGATCAAGAAAGCTGCCACTTCGCTGAAGCCGCCGCAGCAGGCTAATGTAAGAGCC
The Drosophila bipectinata strain 14024-0381.07 chromosome 3R, DbipHiC1v2, whole genome shotgun sequence DNA segment above includes these coding regions:
- the mask gene encoding ankyrin repeat and KH domain-containing protein mask isoform X9 produces the protein MLPRVRSTVDYLLQSLVHILLAFLCLRPDLLDDIPESDPDSCPHEGERRDDEDETEEESEDSDESDGDDEEDEEEIDVLQDNDADDEEIDDEDEEEDAPEVSPFLLDANNKRSSNLSALLEAAANEKAPVLRHATHAIDETKQALTKMRCANSPRDKNGFSRSLVAACTDNDVNTVKRLLCKGNVNLNDAAASTDDGESLLSMACSAGYYELAQVLLAMSAAQVEDKGQKDSTPLMEAASAGHLDIVKLLLSHNADVNAHCATGNTPLMFACAGGQVDVVKVLLKHGANVEEQNENGHTPLMEAASAGHVEVAKVLLEHGAGINTHSNEFKESALTLACYKGHLDMVRFLLQAGADQEHKTDEMHTALMEASMDGHVEVARLLLDSGAQVNMPTDSFESPLTLAACGGHVELATLLIERGANIEEVNDEGYTPLMEAAREGHEEMVALLLSKGANINATTEETQETALTLACCGGFSEVAAFLIKEGANLELGASTPLMEASQEGHTDLVRFLLKNKANVHAETQTGDTALTHACENGHTDAAGVLLSYGAELEHESEGGRTPLMKACRAGHLCTVKFLIQKGANVNKQTTSNDHTPLSLACAGGHQSVVEHLLKNNADPFHKLKDNSTMLIEASKGGHTRVVEILFSYPNISPTEMAANANAGQVQAQAAQALGSNQMRLQQQKILQQQFHHQFQLNAPPGLQELPDAARASNQQLFHHQQFSNAATGGNGTSNIVALGTGDFLDAGELQLSAAGAGASTTGSEAGVEEYGGVGGIDLTTLGAQQQEGLIAKSRLFHLQPGFEQQQQQQQQTLVPCKHFDLDMEHINSLQPPQKAPPAPPVLFHTAYQQEMVQQQQRHLQHVQAKLNRRPMEFIECPLDQQQQQAEQVRSQPLGEDGSAPQFALSTDDPRLQRLRGFAQDLKKGELPPEGGSGDQTELALKGADSNQPASTAVDSSACTQIPARNPSGAITHSSEVLQSTAISDRPKVKATNKSNRKQAAAAAAAAAAAAAAAAAAAQHAQQVLPNLQQNQMVSIYNNLQIQQTHLQLQQHLQLHHHQQRVLDNAAAATAAYSNSPASPLASPTGNINFNGDQQQQQLQSLDAALQRKAVMEDIHGMLETAVNGSRGRKDIPALNAPQRNFFKDGWHMVGMHNFFGDQPKSPTETPPEMEETTMSSPNDDGRLVREPRAEMKNLATLCSAAAAAAAVAAANKDQDEISTDLESDAGEGDGDTVGDAEENTLPPEPIELAAALREDGIIVEEEEVDDDEDQEDTNSGEVEKLNYDDEDGEVDNDDGDVDYIDDDEGAGDGEEEEEEEDEEEEDEDDDEFFLDVPVASDQASSNNNINNNSKRGTSSLPLKQRKMATRLENLILTSQSLCDFPPDLTNSELVHVLPQISNLKAAASSNAALNSVLHQQLAAATAAAAHAKAAAAVHHKHQQQEGDQPCDEEGGAGASELYPALEHFANDGEMEDIFQELASSLNYPELAEFSLNQMCKGRFAGNWGQSTAKWTGQEQLVGVVRSPGLINPSDVSQQDGQRPANLLLLDYPMQQNIPLDQRLLEAEEMHMQQQQNPLSLLPFTTDEQQQQQQLHHQALPNAAAEFHQQQQIALEADPELKQQLQQYSNARIIKAVAAQHQQQQQPATNFVYNVDSGDKNAPPVQLLFQLPPNMGQQQASGEPLSEQQQQQLHAEQVQLFQQRASGHRPPTQSELDQVAQELLHQRVGQLPTNSVLGVQALPLKQKHFNLQEQLLLHPPPHMQAPTCVQHQVATQTHPASVVLPQQPAVGQYTQFALQPPQQQQLQTGQPQNELSVWPMGTPTPIPNTQVNATKPGGIAKKVIDKQSRKDRRCFRQTPAGSQVNTNQHQQPQVAAAQQQAQLQNQLAVAAPVSVDKTIEIDSETESNHDTALTLACAGGHEELVELLITRGANIEHRDKKGFTPLILAATAGHEKVVDILLKHSAELEAQSERTKDTPLSLACSGGRYEVVELLLSVGANKEHRNVSDYTPLSLAASGGYVNIIKLLLSHGAEINSRTGSKLGISPLMLAAMNGHTAAVKLLLDQGSDINAQIETNRNTALTLACFQGRHEVVSLLLDRRANVEHRAKTGLTPLMEAASGGYIEVGRVLLDKGADVNAAPVPTSRDTALTIAADKGHQKFVELLLSRGASVEVKNKKGNSPLWLAAHGGHLSVVELLYDNQADIDSQDNRRVSCLMAAFRKGHTKIVKWMVQYVSQFPSDQEMIRFIGTISDKELIDKCYDCMKILRSAKEAQAVKANKNASILLEELDLERTREESRKAAAARRRERKKKKKMEKKEEKRRQQQGSGGGNVGGDDQQGDEDDASDKDDDSDKEDDDEEAPPAATREEGDSGIDQGSCSSGDTKAAKASQAPETVANPSSNTNQGKKSKKQQKNKAAPAENPVPASPAATAAASSVLKGISVKKQPAVEVSTKQLPPSQQAAPVKRQLEVKKEEQTEKPSSKKKDEKTIEKKREKENLAPKEVALPAKQQPSNSSKLQSSESTTNIARKEVGKALPPATSSVSSLNPAKRTEVDGWKEVVRKSSTQQTTAVAGNAGGTPTPVTSASSATSLQHHHHAHHHLANSSSNSSSSLATTTTQGSSSAPEMTCKKVQVPVNAISRVIGRGGSNINAIRATTGAHIEVEKQGKNQSERCITIKGLTDATKQAHMLILALIKDPDVDILQMLPRINSSIKQAANAPMAVGTWDNRTAAGVTGNNFSSAASTTSTSSSSSASSTTAAGTAAYSNAHKQQPQPLQSSKASSGRAAASSKSNGSKATTASAGSRGQNTRNSGYLGQQQAQPSGRGAGGASSNGVAKGKTDSSNAKSQQAAQKNSSSTAQAKSSSTVPAGAQNFAKAAAIAQASPKKEAVTVASAGGRSSGVVAPFGRGKPVSAGAPAAPNAVAPLGSGGGNASGNILAGPIGTFNVADVAAVNAAAAAGAASGASSNSNAKSPAQPTPAQQQQQQQQPLQPPQQQQQPQQSQPASAPGVPHQQQAPSQQQPQPQQQQQQAPQHPQPTLQQQQQNLVINTNILNDLMAGNPVSDSFSTQLAAKLSSAYSLFSDYQQSQWGKLGDPTTGGAAGAVGDGLPQADASKAPGYNRNILSSPVGSSKASSNHSTSPPVGNVIQQQQQQQQQQTQSNQQSVQQQLNIITSGGAAVSAPARSPLVASNDGIPPGIQAQPNINGESAPAHSPGVIKPPTSTAPIQRHVPMGDTVAPQQFGAIGSNPSNTAAAAAAAAAAAAMIDRQNQNLQRLIYDKVGASQQQPQPQLNYPMDMSSPYIVDDRILRLNPRASVFAQGNKQQPPQPPQQQAAQTSMFGGGAPGRQGARQAGGGAGGASAQRWYGGTLEYPSYTGRDMLHLENGMAGLGSPSAMSPNHEDIRKMPRPIGTERASWKYNNFSVGAASGLNMDEALSTVLPQWAHEPKAQPPGLQQPPPPPQSQQQQPLNWLKQQQPQQQQYRPYNNGPYPQQQQHEPMNMPMDYHNMQGPPNMGQQQQQHVNLMPSYGFQHFVGAPGTADISAHMPDKMEVWDHHDKHMPWANYTTNWSN